Part of the Triplophysa dalaica isolate WHDGS20190420 chromosome 23, ASM1584641v1, whole genome shotgun sequence genome is shown below.
TTTTCTCATTCTAAATTCCATTTCATTTGGAGATGTGTCAAAATAGGCAAGTAAaaatgatcgcaacttccgATTTAAGGggactttaaatatttaaaagcatTGTGAATCAGATAACACAcatgttcatgtgtatgtgtacCTTTGATAACATGCTCAGGCTGTGTGCACAGGGGTGTCAGTGGAGTACTGCAGTCATTGTCATAATCCCCCGACGTTCGGAAATTATGAATCCCCTTCAGAGACTGAAGAAGAACAGAGAAATATTACAACAATATGACAGAGAAAATcatttatgcaaatatatttgaatCTACTGTCACTGTGCTGAAGGATTATTACTGTTAACTAAAACTATTTATATCAGAttgtctgtttgaatactccaTTCTGATTGGCCTCCACATcatgcattaaaaccctttaacgcaCAGCTATCTGTGGATTATCCCATACATAGCTATAAAAAATCaaagacataaaatataaacataaatattatttaaaaaacctaaagtaaaataaaaaagcaatgttgGCTGAAATAAGTATAACTGAAATaaattgagataaaaaaaatcatttgaaatttatataagtaaaatatatataaataaatataatgaataagaacaaaactaaaaatgactcaaatctaaatggcagattaataaaagaaaaaaggacaTCCTTAAgattatacataaaatataaagaataaaagtTAATACAAACCACAATAAACaagtaaaactaaaataactggTGCCAAGGCACATCTTATGCAATAATCAATATTACAAATGCAATCGTGTTTTTCTATACCGTCTGTAATGCTAAAAATGAAAGATGAAAGATGTAAAGATGAATTGAACACTTTAGAAAAAGCATCAAGAATGAATTTTACGACAGCATCCTGAGTAAAACTTTCTTGCTCTAAATGAAACCATAAGTGAAGGAGTTGGCGCATACATCTTTCTGAGTGACACTAATGAATGACCTTTATACGTTAACCAAGATACTGTACACTACTTAGTGCTCATCTGCACAGATTCAGGGCAGGTGTACGCCTCAGCTCACATCACGCCCGACACCAGCTGCACTCACCCATTTATTAACTGTAGACTTGGTGGTGGAAACCCAGATGGCAGAATGTGGTTCAGCTGACCTGTCCAACTCCATCTGAAAGAggtcaaacacacattcacacttcAGCAACTTTACCTTACTTCATACTCGCCCTGCACGCGCACCTGCCGCCTGGATTTCTGCTCGACATCGTCTGATTTACAGTCTACCGCTCCGTTCCAAAACCTAATCAGCTGCTTGTGTTGACAGCATTTTAAAGCATGCCTCCTGATTTCACAATCAAAAAAGGccaccccagaatgcattgcaataAGAAACACGGATATCAATATATCTATTTGAAATGAGGAGGTTGCACTCACTCATGTGGTCTTATTAGGCAGCTGTCTATGTTTTAGACAGTTTTACCATCTCACCTTCAACACGGGTGCTTTCTCTTCACATATGAGCACACGAATGTCCGGGTTGCGCAGGTCTGTGCAGTATATCTTACGGTCACGACCTCCGGAGTAGACGTGCGTGAAGGCTTCGTTGACCTGCAGCGCCCAGACGCCCTCATCGTGAACGCGGTACGTGGCGATACACCTCTGCTGACCCAGTGACCAGAGCCGAATGGTCCCGTCTGAACTTCCTGAAAGACACTGAGGCAACACACACAAGAGCTAAACGCAGCACTCCTGATTCATTCTGAAGACCAACATCAAAACTATATTTCACCACAGAACTCGAATGtaatacacatctataaaagtGATAAGACAGAGTGTGACTTGAGATCCAATGTGGATGCATCTAAAACGAACATTTTAGATGCATATGCTCCCTAAATTTAACCTGTGCGACCTCAAAATGTATTTGGGAGCATTTGTGTGAGTGCACATTTCTTTGTGGTGCGACATGTTGTCATTACAGTACAGAACACGCTAATAACTGCACAAAGTATGTGCAAATGCTAAAGTGACGCCAGCACCGCTATTCAAAGACAACGTGATTTACCATCATGCGGCGCTACTTTCCCACcatttttctatgtaaacatgctagaccaggggtgtccaaagtcagtcctggagggcctgtgtccttcaaagtttagcttcaatcctaatcaaacacacctgaacagctaatcaaagtctcacaaagcagactagaaactttcAAAcaaagttggagctaaactctgcaggactgtggccctccaggaccgacattggacacccctgtgCTAGACGGACAGGTTTCAAGTTTGCGCACGGCTCTTGCGTCTGCGGTGTCTTACGCATAAAGCCTGTAATATAGTTCCCTTTTTACCGGAACGTAAGGGACAGcgtacagtgcatgtgacgcAAATTTTGTCATCTGAAAAGTACGCGCATCACCGTAATTTTGTCACTTTGCGTAAAAAGTATGTGCAGGTTGGGCATGTGCATTCCATTTCTTGAAGTAACCACCAGGTGGCAACTGTATCCTTGGAGCATCAATTCAATGTAGTTGAAGAAAACCTGACCCCTGTAAGGCCAGAGAGATATTGCAATATGTCGTAAAGCGCATGTGTCAAAAACCTGCAAGTACACGAATGAGTCAAAAGCAGTATACTTTGCAAGGTTTGCATTGGCTGTACGCATATGCTCACGTACATGTAAAAATGAAGTATGCCACAGCCTTATGCACGAGTGTTTACGGCGGTTCATTGTGCCAGCAGCTGAGCCAAGTACCACAAGTACAGTATATATCTGCAAGTTCACATTACGTTATatttaaggggtcatatggcacgaacacgtgtttttctgtgtctttggtgtgttataagttgcccatgtatgtattagaaacgtcaaaatgcaaacattaaagtgtgggaacaaaaaatcgatttatttttaagggaatgctcacccagacctgcctgaaacaccttgtgtaaccacacccccacaaatctaagTCAGTTcctggtatgagttgactaagaatTGGCGGGTTACAGggggcggggcaaagaggagatagaAACATGCAAAgcgtgtggaaaatacagcgttttttaaccttaaatcgtgtttacacattgcattacatctaaaacaaaccataatattccttttagccgtgtcatatgacccctttaaatacatTCACGGGCAAACCTCTTCAAAAACAGATCATATGTCTCTTTCATATGTGCAATGTAAGCATGTACcatgatgtgtttatgtagtttGAACTGTTATTCTGAAGGCTATGAGCGTTCAGTCAGAGGAGGAAGGAGTATTGACAGTGTGATATTATCTCCACCTCCGCTAACATGAGCGCTAAGCAAAAGCatacaaagaaaacaaccaCAGCGCTTTACTAAAAGATGAGCATGTTAAGTAcacaaagcatacattttgaGCAATTACTGCCTGTCAATTTTTGGtttatgacaaaacattttgcaatgtttacatattgtttattactACATGatataattcattaatattgaaatttaatgtgtttcataaagtacaagttgattttataatgcctacattttttgcatttgtgaaAAGGTGAATAAGACTATTTTTCCTTTACATTTCATCATTTCGTCTCGTGAGATAAGTGTCTCGTCACACCCCCTATAGTTAAGCACACAAATAAGATTTGAACTACTGTGACTGTATTCATAAAGCACACCTGAGTGCCGTCTCTGTTTAACAGCAGGGATTTCACATTGTCCGTGTGTCCCTTCAGCTTCATCAGTTTGGCACAGGTCCGTGGATCCCACACTCTCAGCACCTGACACAAGAAAACCATTCATACGTTCATTTATCACAGAATCATTTATCCTGCTTCAGTGGAAAACTTTCTGAAGTCAACACAACGACTTCACGAAGACAAACCTTTTCAGTGGATCCCGACACGATAACAGTCCCCATCTGATTCATGGCCAAACTATAGATGGAGTCTTTGTTCCCGCTGAGAGACGACGCTGAAGCAGACAAACACACGTCTACAACACatcaacacatcacacaaactgaagtttgatgttttattcaGTGTAACTCACTGGTGACAGTGTTATTTGAGGCAGTAAGAGCTGTGAGCGTGTTCACATCCCACAGGAAGATCTGACGGTCCAGCCCTGCCGACGCCACCAGCTCTTTATCTTTAGCATAGGCTAGCGCTTTCACATAATCCTGCACAAGCCAAACACAAATCTTTAGATTCAACATTCATTTCACATTTCAGACTGTGGGTTTTTTTCATTGAAATGTCACACAGACATGATAAAGTACCTTGTGTGTTCTCAGCGTTGACATGCAGAAGCCCTTGTGTGCGTTCCAAACCTTCACTGTAGTGTCCGAGGACGCTGATATCACtggaacacaacacacacacacacacacacatatctgtATAGATATCCATTGTATTAGAATGTAAATCgccaattctgtgaaaatgtcaaccttaccacgaaaatAAAGGTTTTACCAGAGCTTCTTACTATGCTAACAGTACAGATATCAACATTGAGTGGTTTAAAACCCATGTGAGGTCTCCCTTcaagattttaaagcatttgtttaatttttagtgcatgattttctATAGAAAGGTAGACGCTATTTTCAAGATGGTCACATCCATTATGGTACATATTCCTCATGAATGGACACATGgaatttcaaataaagaaactatttgatgttctataaagagttACTGACAAAAATCCTAAACCGTTATCATCTCCCCAAAAACCTGTcctttttatgtcacatccaataacgcatgtttattttaccatttttaaaataagaaatttgttcatagactgacatttttctgatgttaagactctatcaacaagggtttagtaaaatataaacagatggttcagtatataggtaacaaatacattctctgaccATTTTTATgccacgtccataacgctggaattgcctgAATGCGCTACAGGACTCACATGTTTTTCCATTACAGCAGAGGACGATATCATTCACCCAGTCTGTGTGATGCTCCATTGACGCGATGTACGGATCCtgctgcaaaacacacacaaaaaccacTGTCAATGTTCACAACACACCACAAATCTCATCAAATCACTTATTTGACTTATTTAAATTTCAATTTcaatgtagttttatttttattttaattcgcttttattttaacatgttagTTTCACAATAAGTTTAAGTTTTCagctattttattttgtgtgctttggtcatttatttaatattgataTAGATTTAATTTCAGTTGTAGTTTTGGTTACGTTTTTATTAATTCCCAGTTAATAATTGTAGCGACTAAacatatttcagtttattgccaAGGCAACCTTTCTAGAGACCATTAATGTTTTCTAGTAATATTCAGgccatgtttgtatttgtcttAACCGTTACCAATAATTACCATTGATCAGATAGCCCACGTGGAGATATAATATCCAAACACCTGTAACTTTAGATTCTGCACAACGGGAGATTTGCTGATTTTATCTTGAGATCATCTGCTGCTGGACTTTAATGTCTTGGACCATAAACATCAGTTGAAGTGGTGAACCACATTACTCAGAATATAAtgttattgtgtatttattgaGCGTGGGTCTCATATTTGTTATGTTGTAAAAGCACACACAGTTGTAATCTACACATCCACACCTTGTGCTGGTTAACGCTCCATATTCTGATGATGGAGTCTCGTCCAGCGGTGAAGAGACGGTTAAGAGCCGGATCCAGCTGTAGCGCGTTGACTCCATTACGATTATATTTCTCCACTTCATCtctgatcacatatgacacctGACACACAATCAATGTGAGAAAAACCAAGACACATCAGCACTgtcattataattatttattacaaaatgtCTAATTCCAAAAACATAGAAATTATTCTCACGATTTGAACAAAACGTCATGTGctattcatataaaaataacattaaccTGCTGGTGACATTTGGATCagcaaatgtttaaaacatcatagaaaagcacattttcaaatgattaaaCACATGCAATTGACAAGACACACATGTTTATTAGAGATAAATGCGAGTACATACTGGACATATGTGCTCATGTGCTCAGCATGCATTATCCACTTAAGTATTCACGTTTTCCATACAGTTTTGTATGGTCATGTTATGAAGGCCTATTCATACATGTTAATAATGCATGTATTCATGTGTTAATTATGCAATTGTTCATACATGTAAGCTCAAATGGTCATCACGTATTCACATGTGTTCCGAACGCATACTAACTACATATGTGTTAATACACGTTTAGAATGCACACGTTCATAGATGTTCGTATGGTCATGTGACGTTATGTGCTGTTTGTGACGTTAGCTTGTGTCTGACTGTCCCGCGCTTACGAGAGCAGGGCCCAAATCAGCATCTTAATCCACCCTAACGTTACACTACACtacatcatcatcaccacatAAAACCAGATGCTCGAGCCTTAAACCCTAGTAAACGCACAGTAGGCAGCATTATGAGACATCTGACTCGAATCGCCCTTGTGATGCCGTAAACTCCAGCTGTTgttgctctgacatgcacttTGGACCCCCCTAACATTAACAGACTCCAGAGACAGCACGTCAGATTTAAACACAGCCCGGCCTCGAGCTCCCTCAGCGCCACACAAACACTGTAACCCGCGCGCACAAACACCAGTCACACGCTGAACTCACGTCTAAACACTAAcgtcacaaaacaaacatgacacaCACCGCACAAGCCAACGCATCAGTGTGAAATATTCACCTGCACTTTCCTGCGCCCCGCTGCATTCTGCCTGTGATGCGTCGCCATCTTGCATGTTGACGCCGTGACGTCACTTCCTGCGCGCTTGGTGGAGGCGCGCCGCGCTCGGGAAACGAGCCGCCGGAATACTTGGACGAATTAATATATATAGCGAATGACGAACAGAATGTCTCTTcaactttacaataaaatgaaaatattattgtgcACAAATACACAGAATTACAAAACACAGTGATGACTCAAAACATGCATTCTTGTAGAGTGGTGTTTGTATTCCCGTGTTAAATATTCATCATGGTTTTATAATACGACTTGGCACTTTTTCGGAGTTGTTCAAGTAATTGCCAAAAAGCACTTGCAGAATTATGTggtcattattattttagttatttatttataaatcaacTTCTTTACCCATAAATGACGTTATTTAACTTATCGGAGAAATAAAACGTTCGAGTTGTTATTTTGCTGTATTATGCTAAACAGCTACGTCCTTTTCCCagtataaaaatgattaatagTCTTAAAGATAAATGGCGTACTAACCTTTAAAAACACGACCCAAGAACTTCTGTCCTGCCATACTTCTGTCTGACCAACAGAGGGGGTCACAAGTTCATATTCCACACTATTCACATATTCACAAATGTAAAACCCGGCATATGAAAAAGGCAATATGCGTAACATAAGCAATCTGTTCTTTCATCCAGCGGAAGCACAGCTAACATCTGAAACACGTGATGCTTTTACTTTTGGTGTTTTAAAGCAGATGGTGTTCGACAAGAAGGCGGAACATTTGCCTGCTGCTCTCAGATCAGTTCAGACCTGTGTTCAACACTGACTCCCTGCTGGACTACACGTGAACACTACAGGAGACAGATCTCCTCTTTTCCACAGAGCCACAACTTCATGTGCTGGAGACTCTGTGATGTCTGTCATTGGGAATGCAACGGCACAGACATTCAGCGTGATGTGAAGAGGGAATTAAATCCTGTTTTCTGTCTAACGAACGTCTGGATTCACTTCTGACTGAACTTGGAACAGTAAATGCGCACTTGCTCTTcggctgcaggggattttcaggATGGCTTTACTGTGGCTCTTTCTGTTGATCAGAGGAAATGTGTGAACTCTGAAGTATAAAGACGAACACAAGTTTCACATGTAAGTAACCCAGATAGTTTTTATCGTCTCTATGTTGCTCTTAACTGAACATTCGATGCTCATCTATTAGAACATAAATAAACGAAGGAAAGTTGCTCCTTCACCACAACATTACAGTTAATAACTGTGCGCAATCGCCGGTGCGCCTCCCAAGTCATTTTTTCGCGTATGATTgaattcatttataaaagattttaaataaacaaaaaatattccgAGTTTTACCGGGTTAAGAAATTGAAgaatttcttcaaaaataagCACGTTTTATTATGAGCTTTTGGAGGTGTCTCGATGCGAAGGATTAACGACGCCATTGAAAGTGATTTTTCCTCATTATTAATCAACAATATAATGCTTTTAAACTAGCGAGTCTTGTATCAGATAAGCGATGTCTGTTATGCGTGAACAGGTGAGTGCGTCGCGTTCAATGCGTTCGTGAGTtaagtaaatattattaaattgtcGATGTGAGTACGAAGTGTTTTTTGAAGCATCGTTTTCAGACGGCAACTGAAGTCAAAAGACAATTTAAAATCAAACGCGTTTCTTACATTCAACGCGTCTGGTCTTCAGAGACAGACGCTTCAAAACTAGACAGCGCTGGTTTATTCACAGACTGTTTGTTTAATCTGGAATCTTAAAATTGGACTTCAAAATCCACGACTTCGTTGCCTTCAGGGTTCTGCTACGCGGCTCGTTCAACACGCGCTGCGTTTATAAGCGGCTTGTAAAGTTAACATAGTTCAATAACTTTTATTAACGCGACTTAAGACCTCTACGATTAAGTAGACCTTCCTAAAATGATTTGGAACGGTAAGCTCGGTTCCGGAGAGCTGTTGAAGGGGTTCACAGCGCGCGCACGTAAAAACGCCCCAGCTGCGCGCGGAACCTCGCGGTCTTGTCCAAGGTGCTGAAATTCCGACATTCAGAAATATCGCACACAACagtcattatttatattatttgtaatgttatttACCTGCTGAATTCGTTCTACACTACAGGAGGAGTGATAAAGCCGAAATTAATGTTAGATTAGAAATAAACGCTCAATACGAACACCAACCAAACTATCAACACCAAGAACTGCAcaattttttgtacatttttgctaAATTTTCCTAATATGTACCATTGATCATCACTATTGGATTTATTAGTTTACAGTTGTCAATTCATTTTAATGGTAATGTTGTACATTGTCAAACCTGTGTGCTCGggatttatttaaacatgacacgataattaaataataatatatttaaatagtgtgtttaatttaataaacataatttacacaGAGATAAACATATATTCGAGTTgcctggaaaaaaaacattttgtaccaTGTTCTCTCAATGTTTGGATACAGCAGTGAAagaaatgacattaaaacacattttactaataacatatgtattttaatacatttatgttttataaaaaaatatagttaaTTAAATAGtagacacacacagatcatGCTGAGCTGCagggcaggtgtgtgtgtgtgtgtgtgtgtttgagctgGGTTGGATAAACAGAGGAGGTCTTTATCTAAACAAACAGAACAATGCAGTGTGTGCTGATTCTCAGTGATTTTATGGTTATTTGCATGAGGCCTGTGTTCATAATCATCTCATATGACACATGTTTCTAATGATGATGAACAGGGAGTCATCCTTCATATCTGTCCATTAGTAATGTCTGATCTCTGAGGATCTCCTGTCTGTGTTGACTGGTCATTGCTGTCACGGAAgcactttgattaaaaacacTTGCTGTTTGAATTGATCCTCTGTTTTAGATCTAGCAAGCATGAActctaaaatacaaaacatttcttttgtgaGTGTTGATAATGAGAAGCAGTGATGGTAATGCTTGAATCAGGAGTTCCGGCAGCAGTGGTGACCttggtttcattatttgtttttttcggTCGTTATTTATTTGTGATGGCCCTCATTTATTCTCATTAAAGTGATCTGAgagtttctttctttgtgtggaGACACTCTCGACTGCACTTCTAGTGTCCGGTTAGTCAGTTGTTATCTGTGAAGTGTAATCAAAGCGCTGATAAAAATGCTTGTCGTGACATTAAGGCCATGATGACCTTTGGCCCCCCGGGGGTCACAAAATGATCCGTGACAGTGACTCAAGGATGGTGGTTTAGCTACCGTAGCGTGAGTGTTCTGTCTGTCCACCAGTAACCTTCATGCCCACCCTTCTTTACTGGAAATGACCCGTGCCGTCCAGGGATTTGTATCCCAGTCTAAGTTTAGTTACTGGACTCTTTTTATCCATGATGTATAAAGCCACATTAGGCGACGGCCGTCCACTAATCTAAGCTTTGAGTGAAGTCTCATGGGAACATGGACCCTGCTGTAAAACCAATCCCTTCATCTCAATTAATTGATTACTTCTGTCCTGGTCACACTTCAAATGGACCGTAGTTTCTTTTAAATGACTGTCTCGTGCAGATTGCCAGTAACACTGAGTTTACACTATAGTCTGCATTGGAGCCATGTTGTATATTTAACAATTCACttactttttacagttttgcGTGGTGGCCAAACCGCTTTAcagtaaaaacagtaaattgtttcatatgtatttaattttatatgatttaacttttagaaatgttgtttataGCATTTCCACTTTTTGACCGTTAAAACATGATGTGACACACGTTCATTGCAAAATCTATGGTTACAGCTACAATCGGCGATCAAGAGCAGGAATTGAAATTCACCGCCGCAGCCCTAAGGTAGCGAGAAACAAGTTCTGGTTGAGTAccaactgtatttaaaataaatatgtaatacatcggcttccgacttgtgtgtgtggagtttgcatgttctccccgtgcctcgggggtttcctccgggtactccggtttcctcccctggtccaaagacatgcatggtaggttgattggcatctctggaaaaattgtccgtagggtgtgagtgagtgagtgaatgagtgtgtgtgtgccctgcgatgggttggcactccatccagggtgtatcctgccttgatgcccgatgactcctgagataggcgcaggctccccgtgacccgaggtagttcggataagcggtagaaaatggatggatggatgtaatacatcgtttttaatgtaaataccATGTCAACAGTAAAGTTTCTGTGGAAAGTGAATCTcattaaaacaatgaatgtgaTTAAAATTATAAAGTGCAATTGTTGTATcaaacataataaatgtaaattcaaaacaaaaaagttacaaattaaTCACTTATGATGTTCCATTTACGTTGCTGCATACACTGTGTAGAAAGTAGAAAGCAGGGTTATAGGACAACACATTTATTCTGTA
Proteins encoded:
- the wdr48a gene encoding WD repeat-containing protein 48a isoform X2; this encodes MATHHRQNAAGRRKVQVSYVIRDEVEKYNRNGVNALQLDPALNRLFTAGRDSIIRIWSVNQHKDPYIASMEHHTDWVNDIVLCCNGKTLISASSDTTVKVWNAHKGFCMSTLRTHKDYVKALAYAKDKELVASAGLDRQIFLWDVNTLTALTASNNTVTNVCLSASASSLSGNKDSIYSLAMNQMGTVIVSGSTEKVLRVWDPRTCAKLMKLKGHTDNVKSLLLNRDGTQCLSGSSDGTIRLWSLGQQRCIATYRVHDEGVWALQVNEAFTHVYSGGRDRKIYCTDLRNPDIRVLICEEKAPVLKMELDRSAEPHSAIWVSTTKSTVNKWSLKGIHNFRTSGDYDNDCSTPLTPLCTQPEHVIKGGASIIQCHILNDKRHILTKDTNNSVAYWDVLKACKVEDLGKTEFDEEIKKRFKMVYVPNWFSVDLKTGMLTITLDESDCFAAWVSAKDAGFTSPDGSDPKLNLGGLLLQALLEFWPRTHINPMDEDTELNHTSVNGEHESRTQKGNGYFQVPAHTPVIFGEAGGRTLFRLLCRDSGGETESMLLNETVPQWVIDITVDKNMPKFNKIPFYLQPHSSSGAKTLKKDRLSASDMLQVRKVMEHVYEKIINLDSESQTGGSTAEKPSEQKEEEDVSVLAEEKIELLCQDQVLDPNMDLRTVKHFIWKSGGDLTLHYRQKST
- the wdr48a gene encoding WD repeat-containing protein 48a isoform X4 — protein: MATHHRQNAAGRRKVQVSYVIRDEVEKYNRNGVNALQLDPALNRLFTAGRDSIIRIWSVNQHKDPYIASMEHHTDWVNDIVLCCNGKTLISASSDTTVKVWNAHKGFCMSTLRTHKDYVKALAYAKDKELVASAGLDRQIFLWDVNTLTALTASNNTVTTSSLSGNKDSIYSLAMNQMGTVIVSGSTEKVLRVWDPRTCAKLMKLKGHTDNVKSLLLNRDGTQCLSGSSDGTIRLWSLGQQRCIATYRVHDEGVWALQVNEAFTHVYSGGRDRKIYCTDLRNPDIRVLICEEKAPVLKMELDRSAEPHSAIWVSTTKSTVNKWSLKGIHNFRTSGDYDNDCSTPLTPLCTQPEHVIKGGASIIQCHILNDKRHILTKDTNNSVAYWDVLKACKVEDLGKTEFDEEIKKRFKMVYVPNWFSVDLKTGMLTITLDESDCFAAWVSAKDAGFTSPDGSDPKLNLGGLLLQALLEFWPRTHINPMDEDTELNHTSVNGEHESRTQKGNGYFQVPAHTPVIFGEAGGRTLFRLLCRDSGGETESMLLNETVPQWVIDITVDKNMPKFNKIPFYLQPHSSSGAKTLKKDRLSASDMLQVRKVMEHVYEKIINLDSESQTGGSTAEKPSEQKEEEDVSVLAEEKIELLCQDQVLDPNMDLRTVKHFIWKSGGDLTLHYRQKST
- the wdr48a gene encoding WD repeat-containing protein 48a isoform X3, whose protein sequence is MATHHRQNAAGRRKVQVSYVIRDEVEKYNRNGVNALQLDPALNRLFTAGRDSIIRIWSVNQHKQDPYIASMEHHTDWVNDIVLCCNGKTLISASSDTTVKVWNAHKGFCMSTLRTHKDYVKALAYAKDKELVASAGLDRQIFLWDVNTLTALTASNNTVTTSSLSGNKDSIYSLAMNQMGTVIVSGSTEKVLRVWDPRTCAKLMKLKGHTDNVKSLLLNRDGTQCLSGSSDGTIRLWSLGQQRCIATYRVHDEGVWALQVNEAFTHVYSGGRDRKIYCTDLRNPDIRVLICEEKAPVLKMELDRSAEPHSAIWVSTTKSTVNKWSLKGIHNFRTSGDYDNDCSTPLTPLCTQPEHVIKGGASIIQCHILNDKRHILTKDTNNSVAYWDVLKACKVEDLGKTEFDEEIKKRFKMVYVPNWFSVDLKTGMLTITLDESDCFAAWVSAKDAGFTSPDGSDPKLNLGGLLLQALLEFWPRTHINPMDEDTELNHTSVNGEHESRTQKGNGYFQVPAHTPVIFGEAGGRTLFRLLCRDSGGETESMLLNETVPQWVIDITVDKNMPKFNKIPFYLQPHSSSGAKTLKKDRLSASDMLQVRKVMEHVYEKIINLDSESQTGGSTAEKPSEQKEEEDVSVLAEEKIELLCQDQVLDPNMDLRTVKHFIWKSGGDLTLHYRQKST
- the wdr48a gene encoding WD repeat-containing protein 48a isoform X1: MATHHRQNAAGRRKVQVSYVIRDEVEKYNRNGVNALQLDPALNRLFTAGRDSIIRIWSVNQHKQDPYIASMEHHTDWVNDIVLCCNGKTLISASSDTTVKVWNAHKGFCMSTLRTHKDYVKALAYAKDKELVASAGLDRQIFLWDVNTLTALTASNNTVTNVCLSASASSLSGNKDSIYSLAMNQMGTVIVSGSTEKVLRVWDPRTCAKLMKLKGHTDNVKSLLLNRDGTQCLSGSSDGTIRLWSLGQQRCIATYRVHDEGVWALQVNEAFTHVYSGGRDRKIYCTDLRNPDIRVLICEEKAPVLKMELDRSAEPHSAIWVSTTKSTVNKWSLKGIHNFRTSGDYDNDCSTPLTPLCTQPEHVIKGGASIIQCHILNDKRHILTKDTNNSVAYWDVLKACKVEDLGKTEFDEEIKKRFKMVYVPNWFSVDLKTGMLTITLDESDCFAAWVSAKDAGFTSPDGSDPKLNLGGLLLQALLEFWPRTHINPMDEDTELNHTSVNGEHESRTQKGNGYFQVPAHTPVIFGEAGGRTLFRLLCRDSGGETESMLLNETVPQWVIDITVDKNMPKFNKIPFYLQPHSSSGAKTLKKDRLSASDMLQVRKVMEHVYEKIINLDSESQTGGSTAEKPSEQKEEEDVSVLAEEKIELLCQDQVLDPNMDLRTVKHFIWKSGGDLTLHYRQKST